A single window of Debaryomyces hansenii CBS767 chromosome F complete sequence DNA harbors:
- a CDS encoding 60S ribosomal protein L18 (highly similar to uniprot|P07279 Saccharomyces cerevisiae YOL120C RPL18A Protein component of the large (60S) ribosomal subunit and highly similar to uniprot|P07279 Saccharomyces cerevisiae YNL301C RPL18B Protein component of the large (60S) ribosomal subunit), with protein MGRDHTSKQHIRSGHREAPKSDNVYLKLLVKLYSFLARRTDAPFNKVILRSLFLSKINRPPVSVSRIARALKQKNAGEKTIVVVGTVTDDNRLLEFPKATVAALRFTAGAKATILKAGGEAITLDQLALRAPKGQNTLLVRGPRNSREAVRHFGFGPHKNKAPRIQSTGRKFERARGRRRSRGFKV; from the exons ATGGGTAGAGATCACACTTCTAAGCAACACATCAGATCTGGTCACAGAGAAGCACCAAAGTCAGACAACGTCtacttgaaattattagtTAAGTTATACTCTTTCTTAGCTC GTCGTACTGATGCCCCATTCAACAAGGTCATCTTGAGATCTTTGTTCTTATCCAAGATCAACAGACCACCAGTGTCTGTCTCAAGAATCGCCCGTGCTTTGAAGCAAAAGAACGCCGGTGAAAAGACTATCGTTGTTGTTGGTACCGTTACCGATGACAACAGATTGTTGGAATTCCCAAAGGCCACCGTCGCCGCTTTGAGATTCACTGCTGGTGCCAAGGCTACCATCTTAAAGGCTGGTGGTGAAGCTATCACTTTAGATCAATTAGCTTTAAGAGCTCCAAAGGGTCAAAACACCTTACTTGTCAGAGGTCCAAGAAACTCCAGAGAAGCTGTTAGACACTTCGGTTTCGGTCCACACAAGAACAAGGCTCCAAGAATCCAATCCACTGGTAGAAAGTTCGAAAGAGCCAGAGgtagaagaagatcaaGAGGTTTCAAGGTCTAA
- a CDS encoding DEHA2F16610p (similar to uniprot|P48363 Saccharomyces cerevisiae YGR078C PAC10 Part of the heteromeric co-chaperone GimC/prefoldin complex): MTDILKITNTNPRGIPEAPFIDKVEDYVKNPDVDFDKVISAFQDRLQQYKFMEVSKKQQLGDLNVKIPDIEKNLNIISHIKETKKSDDEEDKTIETNFELNDTLYTRAAIDASSLESVYLWLGAEVMLEYPLDEAIELLNDRLKSNTAQLGLVKEDLEFLKENITTMEVNTARLYNWDVERRKKLRATEGGAKN; this comes from the exons ATGACAGATATCCTTAA AATCACCAATACCAATCCTCGTGGTATTCCAGAAGCTCCATTTATAGATAAAGTAGAAGACTACGTCAAGAATCCAGATGTTGACTTTGATAAGGTTATTTCTGCGTTCCAGGATCGTTTACAACAATACAAGTTTATGGAAGTGTCTAAGAAACAACAATTAGGAGACTTAAATGTTAAAATACCggatattgaaaagaacTTGAACATAATAAGTCATATCAAGGAAACCAAGAAAAGCGACGACGAAGAGGATAAAACCATTGAAACCAATTTTGAGTTGAACGACACGTTATATACCAGGGCCGCTATTGATGCGTCGAGCTTAGAATCGGTGTACTTGTGGTTAGGTGCGGAAGTTATGTTAGAGTACCCACTTGACGAAGCgattgaattattgaacgACAGGTTGAAGAGCAACACTGCGCAATTGGGACTTGTAAAGGAGGACTTGGAATTCTTAAAGGAGAATATCACCACTATGGAAGTGAACACGGCAAGATTGTATAACTGGGATGtcgaaagaagaaaaaaactAAGAGCTACTGAAGGAGGTGCTAAGAATTGA
- a CDS encoding DEHA2F16588p (weakly similar to uniprot|Q08232 Saccharomyces cerevisiae YOL073C) codes for MAQLTPIRGFNNTPVSKTICIVSTLVALGLSIFQMKHYVRLSIDPYILEYAQYWRVLTYEMSVINESDYMLCVLLWFQYKNLERFYGSRKYVSLIVVFALYNSIVCFLIMNLGQLGVNFVVYLVSLIASGGKGDIEYNTTVFNQVASGPLGILSSFYICYGANIPTSYKFKILLSKPTLSDDGEVHPSNSSKELVLTNHFQIHIIYTLLLLNNGLGSIIPCLVGIVIGKLYSNELLPGAKNWLIPVRVFEAFMHPRKFGSSLLSSTRGIRSGGYQTINNANANANESIADEDAEEVLDEGRSNNRAHEIRAETPVRPLGSQFLDTFRT; via the coding sequence ATGGCCCAATTAACACCGATAAGAGGGTTTAATAATACCCCAGTATCCAAGACAATATGTATAGTCAGCACGTTGGTGGCATTGGGGCTTTCTATATTCCAGATGAAACATTATGTTCGGTTATCGATAGATCCATATATATTGGAGTATGCGCAGTACTGGAGGGTGCTAACTTATGAGATGTCGGTGATCAATGAGTCTGATTACATGTTGTGTGTGCTACTCTGGTTCCAGTACAAGAACTTGGAGAGGTTCTATGGGTCGCGGAAATACGTGTCGTTGATAGTGGTGTTTGCGTTGTACAATTCGATAGTGTGTTTTCTTATCATGAATTTGGGGCAATTGGGGGTGAATTTTGTGGTGTACTTAGTATCGTTAATTGCTAGTGGGGGAAAGGGggatattgaatataatacaaCCGTGTTCAACCAGGTGGCACTGGGCCCATTGGGCATTTTGTCGTCGTTCTACATTTGCTATGGGGCAAATATACCTACGTCGTATAAGTTTAAAATATTGTTATCGAAGCCTACGTTACTGGACGATGGGGAGGTACATCCATCTAATTCAAGCAAGGAACTAGTTCTTACGAACCATTTCCAGATccatattatttatacGTTATTGCTTCTCAATAATGGATTGGGATCAATAATACCGTGTTTGGTAGGTATAGTCATAGGGAAATTGTATTCAAACGAGTTACTTCCGGGTGCCAAGAACTGGCTAATTCCCGTACGTGTCTTTGAGGCATTCATGCATCCTCGCAAGTTTGGAAGCAGCTTATTATCATCCACCAGGGGAATACGCAGTGGTGGCTACCAGACCATCAACAATGCTAACGCTAATGCAAATGAGCTGATTGCCGATGAGGATGCAGAGGAAGTTCTAGATGAAGGCAGGAGCAATAACCGTGCCCATGAAATCAGAGCAGAAACCCCTGTTAGGCCATTGGGCAGCCAGTTCTTGGACACATTCAGAACGTGA
- a CDS encoding 40S ribosomal protein S19 (highly similar to uniprot|P07280 Saccharomyces cerevisiae YOL121C RPS19A Protein component of the small (40S) ribosomal subunit), which produces MPGVSVRDVPAQEFINAYAQFLQRQGKLEVPGYVDIVKTSAGNELPPQESETWYYKRAASVARHIYLRKQVGVGKLNKLYGGALNRGFRPHKHVDASGSVNRRVLQSLEKIGVLEISPKGGRKISENGQRDLDRIAAQTLEDDE; this is translated from the exons ATGCCAGGTGTTTCCGTCAG AGACGTTCCAGCTCAAGAGTTCATCAACGCTTACGCACAATTTTTACAACGTCAAGGTAAATTAGAAGTTCCAGGTTACGTTGACATTGTCAAGACTTCTGCTGGTAATGAATTACCACCACAAGAATCTGAAACTTGGTACTACAAGAGAGCTGCCTCCGTTGCCAGACACATCTACTTAAGAAAGCAAGTTGGTGTTGgtaaattaaacaaattatACGGTGGTGCTCTTAACAGAGGTTTCAGACCACACAAGCACGTTGACGCTTCTGGTTCTGTTAACAGAAGAGTTTTACAATCCTTAGAAAAAATCGGTGTTTTAGAAATTTCTCCAAAAGGTGGTAGAAAGATCTCTGAAAACGGTCAAAGAGATTTAGATCGTATTGCTGCTCAAACTTTAGAAGATGACgaataa